The Candidatus Neomarinimicrobiota bacterium genome includes a region encoding these proteins:
- a CDS encoding cysteine synthase family protein, with protein MAKSRHRGNWETPAEGARDIFSLIGDTPMIPLTLFQKDYPGSRVFGKAEFMNPGGSLKDRPVARMLQQAVKRGELANGKTILDSTSGNAGIAYAMFGKALGFRVELVIPGNAGRERLVRIRAHGARIVTTDPLEGYDEALREVHHRHRKASEKYFLADQYANDDNWLAHYETTAEEILYQVPDLTYFVGGIGTGGSITGIGRRLKEKDKTTMVISVRPERFPGIEGLKPLGDPDDIIPDILDETVIDHTMEVTSDEAQRYCHGLALEGLFVGQSSGAYLAAVEKVLADDHKACIVTLLNDTGERYLTTGLWQEEEMAWMN; from the coding sequence ATGGCGAAGTCTAGGCACAGGGGGAATTGGGAGACCCCGGCGGAGGGGGCTCGCGATATATTCTCCCTCATTGGAGATACCCCGATGATTCCCCTGACCCTTTTTCAGAAGGACTATCCCGGGAGTCGGGTCTTCGGAAAGGCGGAATTTATGAATCCCGGTGGTTCATTGAAGGACAGGCCCGTAGCAAGAATGCTCCAGCAGGCGGTTAAACGGGGTGAGCTGGCGAATGGCAAAACGATTCTCGACTCCACATCGGGTAATGCCGGCATCGCCTATGCCATGTTTGGTAAGGCCCTTGGTTTCAGGGTGGAACTGGTTATTCCTGGCAATGCCGGCAGGGAGCGGTTGGTGAGAATAAGGGCCCACGGGGCGAGGATCGTAACCACTGATCCTCTGGAAGGGTACGACGAGGCCCTGAGGGAGGTGCACCATCGCCACCGTAAGGCCTCTGAGAAATACTTTCTGGCAGATCAGTACGCCAATGATGACAACTGGCTGGCCCATTATGAGACGACAGCGGAAGAGATTTTGTACCAGGTGCCCGATTTGACATATTTTGTAGGGGGCATCGGAACGGGAGGCTCCATCACCGGTATTGGGAGACGATTGAAAGAAAAGGATAAGACGACTATGGTGATCTCTGTAAGACCCGAACGATTTCCTGGGATCGAGGGACTGAAACCCCTGGGTGATCCCGATGACATTATTCCCGACATTCTCGATGAGACGGTCATCGATCATACGATGGAGGTTACGTCGGATGAAGCCCAGAGGTACTGTCACGGTCTGGCCCTGGAAGGTCTTTTCGTTGGTCAATCCTCAGGAGCCTATCTGGCCGCCGTGGAGAAGGTCTTGGCCGATGATCACAAGGCTTGTATCGTTACCTTGCTCAACGATACAGGGGAAAGATATCTCACCACCGGGCTATGGCAGGAAGAAGAGATGGCATGGATGAATTGA
- a CDS encoding M67 family metallopeptidase has protein sequence MDELTRVKDEVLMSVSKHALAAYPEECCGFLYGYEKEGHGQVWISRPANNGYVHLRTRRYRISPADYMEGERFADESGLNLSGVYHSHPDHPAVPSQYDEEWAVPGLVYLIVGIEGAKVTDFRWWELSADGSKLVEVRSLKERVEEEHP, from the coding sequence ATGGATGAATTGACAAGAGTCAAGGATGAGGTGTTAATGTCGGTGAGTAAGCATGCATTGGCTGCCTATCCGGAAGAATGCTGCGGATTTCTCTATGGATACGAGAAGGAAGGTCATGGCCAGGTATGGATATCAAGGCCTGCGAATAACGGCTATGTCCATTTACGAACGAGAAGATACAGGATTTCCCCGGCAGACTATATGGAGGGGGAAAGATTTGCCGATGAATCGGGATTGAACCTGTCGGGCGTCTATCACTCCCATCCCGATCATCCTGCCGTTCCCTCTCAGTACGATGAGGAGTGGGCGGTCCCCGGTCTTGTCTACCTCATCGTCGGTATTGAGGGAGCCAAGGTGACTGACTTTCGGTGGTGGGAACTTTCAGCTGACGGTTCGAAATTGGTGGAGGTGAGGTCCCTTAAGGAAAGAGTAGAGGAGGAACATCCATGA
- the moeB gene encoding molybdopterin-synthase adenylyltransferase MoeB, whose translation MNVTVRIPSPLRRFTESEATVRVSAKTVKDALAAVISRHQELGSQLYGDDGNLRRFVNVYIGRNDIRQLKGMHTALSDGDEVMIIPSIAGGKNNGTPFDRHEYLRYSRHFSLPEIGLEGQRKLKDSAVLVVGAGGLGSPVSLYLAAAGVGRIGLVDFDVVDLPNLQRQILYSSEDVGQPKVQRAKERLEGLNPRIHVETYEEPLSSSNAMGIAGGYDIIIDGTDNFPTRYLVNDISVFLGKPNVYGSIFRFDGQVSLFYAKEGPCYRCLFSDPPPPGLVPSCAEGGVLGVLPGIVGSLQAAEAIKWITGAGEPLIGRLLLFDALSMTFREVKLQKNEDCVVCGRSPTVTEPIDYEGFCDVSGTGEKVTVPEIDVQKVKEKLDSGEKVTILDVREPWEQEIACLDGALFIPMNSVPSRLEDLDPSREIVVHCHTGQRSATVTEFLMNRGYTRVKNMAGGIKAWTLQVDPTLMSY comes from the coding sequence ATGAACGTGACCGTGAGAATTCCATCGCCTCTTCGCCGATTTACGGAAAGCGAGGCCACCGTTCGTGTATCGGCGAAGACGGTAAAAGATGCCCTGGCGGCTGTTATCTCCCGTCACCAGGAACTCGGCTCCCAGCTCTACGGTGATGACGGTAACCTGAGGAGATTTGTCAATGTATATATAGGACGGAATGATATCCGACAACTAAAGGGCATGCATACTGCCTTGAGCGATGGGGATGAGGTGATGATCATACCTTCCATCGCCGGTGGTAAGAATAACGGAACCCCCTTTGACCGCCATGAATATCTTCGGTACAGCCGTCATTTTTCCCTTCCGGAAATCGGGTTGGAGGGTCAACGAAAGCTCAAGGACTCCGCGGTTCTGGTGGTGGGAGCCGGAGGTCTCGGAAGCCCCGTATCGCTCTACCTTGCCGCCGCCGGCGTAGGGCGAATCGGTCTGGTGGACTTTGATGTGGTGGATCTTCCCAACCTGCAGCGGCAGATTCTTTATTCGTCAGAAGACGTGGGACAACCGAAGGTGCAAAGGGCAAAGGAGCGACTCGAAGGTCTCAATCCCCGAATTCATGTGGAAACATACGAAGAACCTTTGTCCTCTTCCAACGCCATGGGGATAGCCGGCGGTTACGACATCATCATCGACGGGACAGACAATTTTCCAACCCGATACCTCGTGAATGATATTTCCGTTTTCCTGGGTAAGCCAAACGTTTACGGCTCAATCTTCAGGTTTGACGGACAGGTTTCTCTCTTCTACGCAAAAGAGGGGCCGTGCTACCGGTGTCTCTTTTCGGACCCTCCACCTCCGGGACTGGTGCCCTCATGTGCTGAAGGAGGAGTTCTGGGAGTTCTCCCCGGAATTGTCGGTTCTTTGCAGGCAGCCGAGGCCATCAAGTGGATCACCGGTGCGGGGGAACCGTTGATCGGTCGCCTGCTGCTCTTTGACGCTCTCTCCATGACGTTCAGGGAGGTGAAGCTGCAGAAAAATGAAGACTGCGTCGTGTGCGGAAGGTCGCCCACCGTCACGGAGCCCATCGATTACGAGGGATTCTGCGATGTTTCAGGGACAGGCGAAAAGGTGACCGTCCCGGAAATTGATGTCCAGAAGGTGAAGGAAAAGCTTGACAGTGGAGAAAAGGTCACTATCCTGGACGTACGGGAACCATGGGAACAGGAAATTGCCTGCCTCGACGGTGCTCTGTTCATCCCGATGAACTCCGTACCCTCTCGCCTTGAAGACCTGGATCCGTCCAGAGAGATTGTTGTCCATTGTCATACGGGACAGCGATCCGCCACCGTAACGGAATTTCTTATGAACCGGGGATACACCCGGGTTAAGAATATGGCAGGTGGCATCAAAGCCTGGACACTTCAGGTGGACCCCACCCTGATGTCGTACTAG
- a CDS encoding amino acid permease, which translates to MSSLKVKENSEIKPERVTLRKTLGAFDGVAILIGITIGAGIYSTPQIIAGYLESFYNIIALWILVGLFVFLGGLIYGELGSRLPNTGGEYIYISRCFGPFAGFMFGWAQLFIIRTSPAAGLAIITADYLGYFVQLNSFAHTAVAISVIMLLGAVNYIGVQWASIYQKTSTVVKIGGLITLVLFGLILIRGHENLLSTSAPVTSTLSPVGNTVAALMLIVFTYIGWDRVGYVAGEMKNPRRVVPLSMFIGIGTIIVVYALTNMIYHQTLGMAGMRESTIVASDTATKLIGSTGAGFIALLAMISTTGSINGTMMTATRAYYAMAKDGLFFKWLNFIHPRFRTPSRAILAHCIWGSCIVLIRGTFETIVGGMVFAILIFYTFTTLALFRLRKNEAGGQDVYRMPLYPILPGLYLAGILTLLMIRAVFEWEKSLVDLAFIAIGLPFSLIWLRRKDKRR; encoded by the coding sequence TTGAGCAGTTTGAAGGTAAAAGAGAATAGCGAGATCAAGCCGGAACGGGTTACTCTCCGAAAAACCCTTGGCGCTTTTGACGGCGTAGCCATATTGATCGGCATTACCATTGGTGCGGGTATTTACTCAACACCACAAATTATTGCCGGCTATCTTGAATCCTTCTATAACATCATTGCTCTTTGGATACTGGTGGGCCTTTTTGTTTTCCTGGGCGGCTTGATTTATGGTGAGTTGGGAAGCCGGTTGCCCAACACTGGCGGGGAATACATATACATAAGCCGATGCTTCGGACCTTTTGCCGGCTTTATGTTCGGATGGGCGCAGCTTTTCATCATAAGGACAAGCCCGGCTGCCGGCCTCGCAATCATTACCGCAGACTATCTTGGCTATTTTGTACAATTAAACAGCTTCGCCCACACTGCTGTGGCCATCTCGGTCATTATGCTGCTTGGCGCAGTTAACTATATTGGAGTCCAATGGGCGAGCATCTATCAGAAAACTTCGACCGTGGTGAAGATCGGCGGCCTTATCACCCTGGTGCTATTTGGATTGATTCTAATACGAGGTCATGAAAACCTGCTTTCTACCAGCGCACCGGTTACCAGCACTCTCAGTCCGGTTGGAAATACCGTTGCCGCGCTCATGCTAATTGTCTTCACTTACATTGGTTGGGACCGCGTAGGGTACGTGGCAGGAGAAATGAAGAACCCAAGGCGAGTCGTTCCACTGAGCATGTTCATAGGCATTGGCACCATAATTGTTGTTTACGCATTGACGAATATGATCTATCACCAAACTCTCGGTATGGCGGGCATGCGGGAGAGCACCATCGTCGCCTCTGATACAGCAACCAAGCTAATTGGATCCACCGGCGCGGGTTTTATCGCCCTTCTGGCTATGATATCGACCACAGGGAGCATTAATGGGACCATGATGACGGCCACTAGAGCCTACTATGCCATGGCGAAGGACGGCCTCTTTTTTAAGTGGCTCAATTTTATCCACCCAAGGTTTCGAACGCCGTCGCGCGCGATCCTAGCCCACTGTATCTGGGGATCTTGCATCGTGCTGATAAGGGGTACATTCGAAACAATTGTCGGCGGTATGGTTTTCGCTATTCTCATATTCTATACCTTTACAACGCTTGCCCTTTTCAGACTTCGGAAAAATGAAGCCGGTGGTCAAGACGTCTATCGCATGCCACTGTATCCAATTCTTCCCGGCCTCTACCTTGCGGGTATTCTCACCCTCCTCATGATTAGAGCTGTGTTTGAATGGGAAAAGTCACTGGTTGATCTCGCTTTCATCGCAATAGGATTGCCTTTTTCCCTCATTTGGCTGAGGCGTAAGGACAAGAGACGTTAG
- a CDS encoding dicarboxylate/amino acid:cation symporter — translation MTNSKSSNFLLFSILFGIIAGIAVGGLWPEAGRSIKFIGDVFIKALLMLVVPLVMASMVVGITQLGDVRRLGGIGGRTITYYMITTALSVIVGIALVNVIKPGRADTEQERIALRGGELLEGTRYSIQENTIILEDSIFQRSYDDRYMVILPDQNNIRGTVTKENTPSESSLTVAGWIDPRGKSVIPDSHGKGVRVDLAVAQRVKGKSQSIGVVLRDVVVGLVPRNLFRAMANNDILPLIIFSLIFGAVLTTLGEPGRPLITFFQGLNAAIMRIVHLLMLTAPVGIGALIAGRLGDAGGFIGFLPELARLGKYALAVTTGLLIHGIITLPLILFFLGKQRIWTYVVNMATAISTAFSTASSAATLPLTMECVTKKNKVSERTASFVLPLGATINMDGTALYEAVAAIFIAQIYGIDLGPAHMVVIFLTATLAAIGAAGIPEAGLVTMVIVLQAVNLPIEGISLILVIDWFLDRCRTAVNVWGDAVGSAVVEQFEGKRE, via the coding sequence TTGACAAACAGTAAATCTTCAAACTTTCTGCTTTTTTCTATTCTGTTTGGGATTATTGCCGGCATTGCGGTGGGTGGCTTATGGCCTGAGGCGGGCAGATCAATCAAATTCATAGGCGATGTGTTTATCAAGGCACTGCTAATGCTGGTCGTGCCACTGGTCATGGCTTCTATGGTTGTGGGCATTACTCAGCTTGGGGATGTTCGACGGCTCGGTGGCATTGGAGGCAGAACGATCACCTACTATATGATCACGACCGCTCTGTCGGTCATCGTCGGTATAGCACTTGTGAATGTCATCAAACCCGGTCGAGCTGACACAGAACAAGAACGTATCGCACTGCGCGGTGGGGAACTTCTAGAAGGAACCCGCTACTCTATTCAAGAAAACACAATTATCCTGGAGGACTCAATCTTTCAGCGGTCTTACGACGACCGTTACATGGTTATCTTGCCGGATCAGAACAATATTCGCGGGACTGTGACGAAAGAGAATACTCCATCGGAATCCAGCCTTACAGTGGCAGGCTGGATCGATCCCCGGGGTAAATCGGTCATCCCGGATTCCCACGGGAAAGGCGTTCGTGTTGATCTCGCAGTCGCTCAGCGGGTAAAAGGGAAGTCACAATCAATTGGTGTGGTACTCCGTGATGTCGTAGTGGGCCTGGTCCCACGCAACCTTTTCCGGGCCATGGCAAACAATGATATTTTACCTCTCATCATATTCTCACTGATCTTTGGTGCTGTTTTGACAACACTGGGTGAACCGGGTCGCCCCCTCATCACGTTCTTCCAGGGCCTCAACGCTGCCATCATGCGAATCGTTCACCTGTTGATGTTGACTGCCCCTGTTGGAATCGGAGCCTTAATAGCCGGAAGACTTGGCGATGCCGGTGGATTTATCGGCTTTCTACCCGAATTGGCTAGGCTGGGCAAATATGCGCTTGCGGTTACTACGGGACTTCTTATTCATGGCATCATCACTCTGCCACTCATTCTATTCTTCCTGGGTAAGCAGCGCATTTGGACCTATGTGGTCAATATGGCAACTGCCATCTCCACTGCATTTTCCACGGCTTCCAGCGCAGCCACTCTTCCACTGACAATGGAATGCGTAACAAAAAAGAATAAAGTCTCCGAACGGACTGCCAGTTTCGTCCTACCTTTAGGTGCCACGATCAACATGGACGGAACAGCTCTTTACGAAGCCGTCGCCGCCATCTTCATTGCGCAAATCTATGGCATTGACCTTGGACCTGCCCACATGGTCGTCATATTCCTGACGGCTACTTTGGCTGCCATCGGTGCAGCTGGGATCCCTGAAGCAGGCCTGGTTACGATGGTGATCGTTCTCCAAGCAGTGAATCTACCCATTGAAGGTATCTCGTTGATTCTCGTCATTGACTGGTTCCTGGATCGATGCCGCACTGCGGTAAACGTCTGGGGTGACGCGGTAGGATCAGCAGTGGTTGAGCAGTTTGAAGGTAAAAGAGAATAG